One stretch of bacterium DNA includes these proteins:
- a CDS encoding hydantoinase B/oxoprolinase family protein: MMDPILLEVLWNRMVGVVNEQAAALMRTSFTSVVREAGDISAGVFDRRGRMIAQAVTGTPGHINSMATSMHHFLAAFPLDTLGPGDVLVTNDAWKTASQLNDITVMTPVFQGDRLVAFFGNTCHALDIGGRGLSADAGEIFEEGLQIPVMKLFDRDRPNTPLFDLLRANVRTPKEVLGDIHAQVVGNEIGGQQLLAFLAEFGLADIEQLSDVIVERSEAAMRARIAALPDGAYRYELTCDGFDAPVHIAVTVTVRGDDLEIDYTGSSPQVRQGINVAFNYTHAYTTYAVKCVISPDVPNNEGSFRPVKVTAPEGSILNAKFPAAVAGRHLVGHFLPSAIFGALTQVLPDRVKAPGFDGLWDTQIFGHDPRRNAPFTYVWFSAGGTGALATRDGLSATAFPSGIAGTPVEVIEALSPVVIRRRELRQDSGGPGKFRGGLGQVQEIGVRTDRPFLFSGLYERIASPAPGLLGGAAGRPGTVTTNDPAAPVRPKTRSLLPAGTEVTLGLPGGGGYGPPSERDPARVLEDVRNGYVSVERARTDYGVAVDLERGTAVRIARR, from the coding sequence ATGATGGATCCCATCCTCCTCGAGGTGCTCTGGAACCGGATGGTCGGCGTGGTGAACGAACAGGCCGCGGCGCTGATGCGGACGTCGTTCACGTCGGTGGTGCGGGAGGCCGGCGACATCTCCGCCGGGGTATTCGACCGGCGCGGCCGCATGATCGCGCAGGCGGTGACGGGGACGCCGGGCCACATCAACTCGATGGCGACCAGCATGCACCACTTTCTCGCGGCGTTTCCGCTCGACACGCTCGGACCCGGTGACGTGCTGGTCACGAACGACGCCTGGAAGACCGCCTCCCAGCTCAACGACATCACCGTGATGACGCCGGTCTTCCAGGGCGACCGGCTCGTGGCGTTCTTCGGCAATACCTGTCATGCGCTGGATATCGGCGGCCGGGGCCTCTCCGCCGACGCGGGCGAGATCTTCGAGGAAGGCCTGCAGATCCCGGTCATGAAGCTGTTCGATCGCGACCGGCCCAACACGCCGCTGTTCGACTTACTGCGCGCCAACGTCCGGACGCCCAAGGAAGTGCTCGGCGACATCCACGCGCAGGTGGTGGGCAACGAGATCGGCGGGCAGCAGCTCCTCGCGTTCCTCGCCGAGTTCGGGCTCGCGGACATCGAGCAGCTGTCCGACGTCATCGTCGAGCGGTCCGAGGCCGCGATGCGCGCGCGCATCGCGGCCCTCCCGGATGGCGCCTACCGCTACGAGCTCACCTGCGACGGATTCGACGCGCCCGTCCACATCGCCGTGACGGTCACCGTCCGGGGCGACGACCTCGAGATCGACTACACCGGTTCGTCGCCGCAGGTGCGCCAAGGGATCAACGTGGCGTTCAACTACACGCATGCCTACACGACCTATGCCGTGAAGTGCGTCATCTCGCCCGACGTGCCGAACAACGAAGGCAGCTTCCGCCCGGTGAAGGTCACGGCGCCGGAAGGCTCGATTCTGAACGCCAAGTTTCCGGCGGCGGTGGCGGGGCGACACCTCGTCGGCCATTTCCTGCCGAGCGCGATCTTCGGCGCGCTGACCCAGGTGCTGCCGGACCGCGTCAAGGCGCCGGGCTTCGACGGATTGTGGGACACGCAGATCTTCGGCCACGACCCGCGCCGGAACGCGCCGTTCACGTACGTGTGGTTCTCCGCCGGCGGCACGGGCGCACTGGCCACGCGGGACGGCCTGTCGGCGACGGCCTTTCCGAGCGGCATCGCCGGCACGCCCGTCGAGGTGATCGAGGCGCTGTCGCCGGTGGTCATTCGCCGGCGGGAGCTGCGCCAGGATTCGGGCGGCCCGGGGAAGTTTCGCGGGGGGCTGGGCCAGGTGCAGGAGATCGGCGTCCGCACGGACCGGCCGTTCCTCTTTTCGGGTCTGTACGAGCGGATCGCGTCCCCCGCGCCCGGTCTGCTCGGCGGCGCGGCCGGCCGGCCCGGGACCGTCACCACGAACGATCCCGCGGCGCCGGTCCGGCCGAAGACGCGCTCACTTCTGCCCGCGGGCACGGAAGTCACGCTCGGCCTGCCGGGCGGCGGCGGGTACGGGCCGCCGTCGGAGCGCGATCCGGCCCGCGTGCTGGAGGACGTGCGGAACGGCTATGTCTCCGTCGAGCGCGCGCGGACCGACTACGGGGTCGCAGTCGATCTCGAGCGCGGCACCGCGGTGCGGATCGCGCGTCGCTGA
- a CDS encoding MFS transporter, producing the protein MNVKTVKRGTLWAAILGSCIVFLDSTVVTVALPRIGRELPAHFLGVLEGQSYVYSGYLLAESAFLILAGGLTDVYGRRRMFLVGLVAFGMTSLLSGLAPTMEWLVVFRVLQGVAGAILVPGSLALITATFSGEEQGRAFGVWSGASAGLAILGPFIGGLLVDSVSWRAVFLLNVPLVLTGLWVTARYVRETQHLEASKGFDVSGTVLTALAVGGLVIGTISGEQRDWHSPAAFAALGVGAAAAALLPFWMLRARNPLVPPALFHSRNFTVTNLSTLVIYAALSATFYYLTLFLQGTLGYSASAAGIATIPGAIFMALFSPRFGALAARYGSRWFMAAGPALMSIGVLWFARLPAGSAAWALRLSDAGTFAPPASYFTDILPGLLMFGIGAMLMVAPLTATLMASAPVEHAGVASAINTVISDVGPQLAVAGLFVAVTAYFYGALAAHGPDPGIAAAVARHDVTAFNPPAGPVPESVRDAARAASTGAFHLVMLVSAALLLCGAAINAVGIRTPVSPVAARVASPDPSWRRYCHLAVKQTASPPARGAATSHPT; encoded by the coding sequence ATGAACGTCAAGACCGTCAAGCGCGGCACGCTGTGGGCGGCGATTCTCGGCTCGTGCATCGTGTTCTTGGACTCCACCGTGGTGACGGTAGCGCTCCCGCGCATTGGGCGCGAGCTGCCGGCGCATTTCCTGGGGGTCTTGGAAGGGCAGTCCTACGTCTACAGCGGGTATCTGCTGGCGGAGAGCGCGTTTCTGATTCTCGCGGGCGGCCTAACCGACGTCTACGGCCGGCGGCGGATGTTCCTGGTGGGGCTCGTCGCGTTCGGGATGACGTCGCTTCTCAGCGGGCTCGCGCCGACCATGGAATGGCTGGTCGTGTTCCGGGTGCTGCAAGGGGTGGCCGGCGCCATTCTCGTTCCCGGCTCACTCGCGCTCATCACCGCCACCTTCTCCGGCGAGGAGCAGGGCCGCGCGTTCGGCGTATGGTCCGGCGCCTCCGCGGGGCTCGCGATCCTCGGTCCGTTCATCGGCGGCCTCCTGGTGGACAGCGTGTCGTGGCGGGCGGTGTTCCTGTTGAATGTCCCGCTCGTGCTGACGGGGCTTTGGGTCACCGCGCGGTACGTACGCGAAACCCAACATCTCGAGGCGTCGAAGGGCTTCGACGTGTCGGGTACCGTCTTGACGGCGCTGGCGGTCGGCGGGCTCGTTATCGGCACCATATCGGGAGAACAGCGAGACTGGCACAGTCCGGCGGCGTTCGCGGCGCTCGGCGTCGGCGCCGCCGCCGCGGCGCTGCTCCCGTTCTGGATGCTGCGCGCCCGGAATCCCCTGGTTCCGCCCGCGCTATTCCACTCGCGCAACTTCACGGTGACGAACCTCTCCACCCTCGTCATCTACGCGGCGCTGTCCGCGACGTTCTACTACCTGACGCTCTTCCTGCAGGGAACGCTCGGGTACTCCGCTTCGGCGGCCGGCATCGCGACGATCCCGGGAGCGATCTTCATGGCGCTGTTCTCGCCGAGGTTTGGGGCGCTCGCGGCGCGCTACGGTTCGCGCTGGTTCATGGCGGCCGGCCCGGCCCTCATGAGTATCGGGGTCCTCTGGTTCGCGCGCCTCCCCGCGGGCAGCGCCGCTTGGGCGCTGCGGCTGTCCGACGCGGGGACGTTCGCGCCGCCCGCAAGCTACTTTACCGACATCCTGCCCGGATTGCTCATGTTCGGCATCGGCGCGATGCTGATGGTCGCCCCCCTCACGGCGACGCTCATGGCCTCGGCGCCGGTCGAGCACGCGGGCGTCGCGTCCGCCATCAATACGGTGATCTCAGATGTCGGGCCCCAGCTCGCGGTCGCCGGCCTGTTCGTCGCGGTGACCGCCTATTTCTATGGCGCGCTGGCGGCGCACGGGCCGGACCCGGGCATCGCGGCGGCGGTTGCGCGCCACGACGTCACGGCGTTCAACCCGCCCGCGGGGCCGGTGCCCGAGAGCGTTCGAGACGCCGCGCGCGCCGCGTCGACCGGTGCGTTTCATCTGGTGATGCTGGTCAGCGCCGCGCTGCTTCTCTGCGGCGCGGCGATCAACGCCGTGGGAATCCGGACGCCCGTCTCGCCGGTGGCGGCGCGAGTGGCCTCGCCGGACCCCTCGTGGCGCCGCTACTGCCACCTGGCCGTCAAGCAGACAGCATCGCCGCCCGCCCGGGGCGCGGCGACGTCACATCCCACCTGA
- a CDS encoding dual specificity protein phosphatase family protein yields the protein MEIFEILDGRLYQSGAPQEAAEWGSIHARGIDVVVDLFGTLDPGVPTAPNSILYIFWPIEDVDALPALGILNTLVDAVVRLIQLGHKVLVHCHMGKSRSGLLNALVAMKVLGISGADAVDLVRRRRPDALGNAVFTAYLRALPAPPGPPPSSAARTP from the coding sequence GTGGAGATCTTCGAAATCTTGGATGGCCGCCTCTATCAGAGCGGCGCGCCGCAGGAAGCCGCGGAGTGGGGCTCGATTCACGCCCGCGGCATCGACGTGGTCGTCGACCTCTTCGGCACGCTGGACCCGGGCGTGCCGACGGCGCCCAATTCCATCCTGTACATCTTCTGGCCGATCGAGGACGTCGACGCGCTGCCGGCGCTCGGGATCTTGAACACCCTTGTCGACGCGGTGGTGCGGCTCATTCAGCTGGGCCACAAGGTGCTGGTCCACTGCCACATGGGCAAGAGCCGGTCGGGCCTGCTGAACGCGCTCGTGGCGATGAAAGTCCTCGGCATCAGCGGGGCCGACGCGGTCGACCTCGTGCGCAGGCGGCGTCCGGACGCCCTCGGCAACGCCGTGTTCACCGCGTACCTCCGGGCGCTGCCGGCGCCGCCGGGCCCGCCGCCGTCGAGCGCGGCGCGTACGCCATGA
- a CDS encoding FAD-dependent oxidoreductase, which yields MRGHARLVIIGAGIVGCSAACHLAAKGWRDIVVLDQGPLFETGGSTSHAPGLVFQTNPSRTMTELARRTVALYGRLGGDGEPCFYAAGSMEVAATPARWAELKRRRGLGKAWGLESALLSPAEARERLPLLDESKILGVYYVPDDGIAKAVRACERMARLVETRGVEFHGGTPVTAIDAGAGRVRGVTTRRGRIAAEQVLLCAGIWGPRVGRLAGVTVPLEPMQHLYARTAPLPELSGETREVAHPILRHQDRSMYFRQHADCYGFGSYRHEPLPVDPDALPNPAVMPFTPEHFASAEEAAADLLPALRHAALPYRINGLFSFTADGFPLLGEASDVRGLWVAEAVWITHAGGVGEVIAEWMAEGDPGLDLHECDLNRFPAHALAPAYVRARAVQQYREVYDIVHPLQQMEQPRGLRVSPFHRRQVEQGAVFFETAGWERPQWFAGNERLLNGRRVPDRAGWEAREWSPIQGAEHLATRSAAALFDLTPFTKIEVAGPGALDFLEGLCANKIDQPEGRVIYTSMLNHRGGIMCDLTVTRLDRDRFLVLTGGAVGPRDLGWIRRHAPVDGTVRVTDVTSMYCGVGLWGPNARAVLSAVCADALSNEAFPYFAARAITLHTIPALALRVSYVGEMGWEIYAHTEYGLRLWDALWEAGRPHGLVPLGVGAFDSLRLEKGYRLWGADITNEHNPLEAGLGFAVKFGKGEFHGREALLRIKAQGLARTLCCLTFDDAGRVVLGKEPILDGERVLGYVTSANYGYTVGRGIAYGYLPPSHAAPGTSLEIEYFGGRHPATVSREPLYDPKGLRLRS from the coding sequence ATGCGCGGGCACGCCCGGCTCGTCATTATCGGCGCCGGGATCGTGGGGTGCAGCGCCGCCTGCCATCTCGCCGCGAAGGGTTGGCGGGACATCGTCGTGCTGGACCAGGGGCCGTTGTTCGAAACCGGAGGATCCACAAGCCACGCCCCCGGCCTCGTGTTTCAAACGAATCCCTCCCGAACGATGACGGAGCTGGCCAGGCGAACCGTCGCATTGTACGGGCGGCTCGGCGGCGACGGCGAGCCGTGTTTCTATGCCGCCGGCAGCATGGAAGTTGCCGCCACTCCGGCGAGATGGGCGGAGCTCAAGCGCCGGCGCGGGCTCGGCAAGGCGTGGGGGCTCGAGAGCGCTCTGTTGTCCCCCGCCGAGGCGCGCGAGCGGCTGCCGCTGCTGGACGAATCCAAGATCCTCGGCGTGTATTACGTGCCGGATGACGGCATCGCCAAGGCCGTGCGCGCCTGCGAGCGCATGGCGCGCCTCGTCGAAACGAGGGGCGTCGAGTTCCACGGTGGGACTCCCGTGACCGCGATCGACGCCGGCGCCGGGCGGGTACGCGGCGTCACGACGCGTCGTGGACGTATCGCGGCGGAACAGGTGCTGCTCTGCGCCGGCATCTGGGGCCCGCGGGTCGGCCGTCTCGCGGGCGTCACCGTGCCGCTCGAGCCGATGCAGCATCTGTACGCCCGTACCGCGCCGCTCCCCGAGCTCAGCGGCGAGACCCGGGAAGTCGCCCACCCGATTCTGCGGCACCAGGACCGGTCGATGTATTTTCGTCAGCACGCCGACTGCTACGGCTTCGGCTCGTACCGCCACGAGCCGCTGCCGGTCGATCCCGACGCGCTCCCGAACCCGGCCGTCATGCCGTTTACACCCGAACACTTCGCCTCCGCGGAGGAGGCGGCCGCCGACCTGCTCCCGGCGCTGCGCCATGCCGCGCTGCCGTACCGCATCAACGGCCTGTTCTCGTTCACCGCCGACGGCTTCCCGCTGCTCGGTGAGGCGTCCGACGTCCGCGGCCTCTGGGTCGCGGAGGCCGTGTGGATCACGCACGCCGGCGGCGTCGGTGAAGTAATCGCAGAGTGGATGGCGGAAGGTGATCCCGGCCTCGACCTGCACGAATGCGACCTGAACCGCTTCCCCGCGCACGCGCTCGCGCCGGCCTACGTCCGCGCCCGCGCCGTGCAGCAGTACCGCGAGGTATACGACATCGTGCATCCGCTCCAGCAGATGGAGCAGCCCCGCGGTCTGCGCGTGAGCCCCTTTCACCGCCGCCAGGTCGAGCAGGGCGCGGTGTTCTTCGAGACTGCGGGGTGGGAGCGTCCCCAATGGTTTGCCGGGAACGAACGGCTGCTGAACGGCCGGCGCGTTCCCGACCGTGCGGGCTGGGAGGCGCGGGAGTGGTCGCCGATCCAGGGCGCCGAGCACCTGGCCACCCGCAGCGCCGCAGCGCTCTTCGACCTCACGCCGTTCACGAAGATCGAAGTGGCGGGGCCCGGCGCGCTCGATTTTCTGGAGGGCCTGTGCGCCAACAAGATCGATCAGCCCGAAGGCAGAGTCATCTACACGTCCATGCTCAATCATCGGGGCGGTATCATGTGCGACCTCACGGTGACGCGCCTCGACCGGGACCGCTTCCTGGTCCTGACCGGCGGGGCCGTGGGCCCGCGCGACTTGGGGTGGATTCGCCGGCACGCGCCGGTAGACGGCACCGTCCGCGTGACGGACGTGACATCGATGTACTGCGGCGTCGGACTGTGGGGACCGAACGCCCGGGCGGTGTTGAGCGCCGTCTGTGCCGACGCGCTGTCGAACGAGGCGTTTCCGTACTTCGCGGCGCGCGCCATTACGCTCCACACCATCCCTGCCCTCGCGCTCCGCGTTTCGTACGTTGGTGAAATGGGATGGGAGATATACGCGCACACCGAGTACGGCCTGCGGCTGTGGGACGCGCTCTGGGAAGCTGGCCGCCCGCACGGTCTCGTGCCGCTCGGCGTCGGGGCCTTCGACTCGCTGCGGCTCGAGAAGGGCTACCGGCTGTGGGGCGCCGATATCACGAACGAGCACAATCCGCTCGAAGCGGGACTCGGGTTCGCCGTGAAATTTGGCAAGGGCGAGTTTCACGGCCGTGAGGCCCTGCTGCGGATCAAGGCGCAGGGTCTAGCCCGCACGCTCTGCTGCCTGACGTTCGACGACGCGGGGAGGGTGGTGCTCGGCAAGGAACCCATTCTCGACGGCGAGCGCGTCTTGGGATACGTGACGAGCGCGAACTACGGCTACACGGTTGGCCGCGGCATCGCGTACGGCTATCTGCCGCCCAGTCACGCCGCGCCCGGCACGTCTCTCGAGATCGAGTACTTCGGCGGGCGCCACCCCGCGACCGTGTCCCGCGAGCCCCTGTACGACCCGAAGGGGCTTCGTCTCCGGAGCTGA
- a CDS encoding hydantoinase/oxoprolinase family protein, translated as MPATLRIGVDIGGTFTDLILLDDLGTVFQVGKVLTTPADPAGVVVQGVRDLLEAAGAAAREVSAVVHGTTLLTNALIERTGARTALITTRGFRDALEIAREHRYDMYDLFIERPAPLVPRYLRYELGERVLEDGTVEAAPDLEEVRRLVETLRREHIDAVAVCFLHSYRAPAHEQTVGRLIRTAAPEWACALSHEVVPEIREYERTSTTAANVYIQGLAARYLSRLEERLEGMGIGGPLFIMQSTGGICSVETASRFPIRVVESGPAAGALAAAHHGALAGRPDLLSFDMGGTTAKACLVEGGEPLTAPEFEVARVYRFKRGSGLPIKVPAIEMIEIGAGGGSVARVSGLGLLTVGPDSAGADPGPACYGRGGTEPAVTDADLILGYLDPEFFLGGRLRLDREAARRAIEERVAGPLGLDPVQAAWGIHQVVNENMASAVRVHAVERGKDIRRFPLFAFGGAGPVHAHRLARILRCSTVVCPLGAGVASAMGFLVAPLVFDFVRTLPTGVESIEWTAVRAAVGEMEQEGRRILSTTVADDQIGFRRWADMRYRGQGHEIRVPLPPVPLGPGAEAALRDAFERAYTAIYGHTAPDVAVDVVSWRVAAHGPKPTLRLPAETGGPAASDSGDPSAALKTRRPAYLPERSGFAEVPVYDRYRLAPGHELAGPAIVEERESTVVVGPDARAWIDNWLNLVIEDTGRAATLKSKPAS; from the coding sequence ATGCCCGCGACCCTCCGGATCGGCGTCGACATCGGCGGGACGTTCACCGATCTGATTCTGCTCGACGATCTCGGGACAGTGTTTCAGGTCGGCAAGGTCCTGACGACGCCCGCGGACCCGGCGGGCGTCGTCGTGCAGGGCGTGCGGGACCTGCTCGAGGCGGCGGGCGCCGCGGCGCGCGAGGTGAGCGCGGTGGTGCACGGCACCACGCTGCTCACCAACGCACTGATCGAACGCACGGGGGCGCGTACGGCCCTCATCACGACCCGAGGGTTTCGGGACGCGCTCGAAATCGCCCGCGAGCACCGCTACGATATGTACGACTTGTTTATCGAACGTCCGGCGCCGCTTGTGCCCCGGTATCTCCGCTACGAACTCGGCGAGCGAGTTCTCGAGGACGGGACCGTGGAAGCGGCGCCCGACCTGGAAGAAGTACGGCGCCTCGTCGAGACGCTGCGCCGCGAACACATTGACGCGGTGGCCGTCTGCTTCCTCCACAGCTACCGCGCGCCCGCGCACGAACAGACCGTGGGGCGGCTGATCCGGACGGCCGCGCCGGAGTGGGCCTGCGCCCTGTCCCACGAAGTCGTGCCGGAGATCCGGGAATACGAACGCACGAGCACCACCGCGGCCAACGTGTATATTCAGGGGCTTGCCGCGCGCTATCTCAGCCGGCTGGAAGAGCGCCTGGAAGGGATGGGCATCGGCGGGCCGCTGTTCATCATGCAGTCCACCGGCGGCATCTGCTCGGTCGAGACGGCGTCCCGGTTCCCGATCCGCGTGGTGGAGTCGGGTCCGGCGGCCGGCGCGCTCGCCGCGGCGCACCACGGCGCGCTCGCGGGACGTCCCGATCTGCTGTCTTTCGACATGGGCGGCACCACGGCGAAGGCGTGTCTCGTCGAAGGGGGCGAGCCGCTCACCGCCCCGGAGTTCGAGGTCGCGAGAGTGTATCGCTTCAAGCGCGGCAGCGGACTGCCGATCAAGGTGCCGGCGATCGAGATGATCGAGATCGGCGCCGGCGGGGGCAGTGTCGCGCGGGTGAGCGGTCTCGGCCTCCTGACGGTGGGCCCCGACAGCGCCGGCGCGGATCCCGGCCCGGCGTGCTACGGCCGCGGCGGCACGGAGCCGGCGGTCACCGACGCGGACCTGATATTGGGCTACCTCGACCCCGAGTTTTTCCTCGGCGGCCGGCTGCGCCTCGACCGCGAGGCCGCGCGGCGCGCGATCGAGGAGCGCGTCGCCGGGCCGCTCGGGCTCGATCCCGTGCAGGCGGCGTGGGGTATCCACCAGGTGGTGAACGAAAACATGGCCTCGGCCGTGCGCGTGCACGCCGTGGAGCGCGGCAAGGACATCAGGCGCTTTCCGCTCTTCGCCTTCGGCGGCGCCGGTCCGGTGCACGCCCATCGCCTCGCGCGAATCCTACGGTGCTCGACGGTCGTGTGTCCGCTGGGGGCGGGCGTCGCGTCGGCGATGGGGTTTCTCGTTGCGCCGCTCGTCTTTGACTTCGTGCGCACGCTCCCGACCGGCGTCGAGTCGATCGAATGGACCGCCGTCCGCGCCGCCGTCGGCGAGATGGAGCAGGAAGGCCGCCGGATCCTGTCCACGACGGTGGCCGATGATCAGATCGGCTTTCGCCGGTGGGCCGACATGCGCTACCGCGGGCAGGGGCACGAGATCCGCGTGCCCCTGCCGCCGGTACCGCTCGGGCCCGGCGCCGAAGCGGCGCTCCGCGACGCCTTCGAGCGCGCCTACACGGCGATTTACGGGCACACCGCCCCGGACGTGGCCGTGGACGTGGTGAGCTGGCGGGTCGCCGCGCACGGGCCGAAACCCACGCTGCGGCTGCCGGCCGAGACCGGCGGTCCCGCCGCCTCGGATTCGGGCGACCCGTCGGCGGCGCTCAAGACACGGCGGCCCGCGTATCTTCCTGAACGCAGCGGATTCGCGGAGGTGCCGGTCTACGACCGGTACCGTCTTGCTCCAGGCCACGAACTCGCCGGGCCGGCCATCGTGGAGGAACGCGAATCGACCGTGGTCGTGGGACCGGACGCCCGGGCGTGGATCGACAACTGGCTCAACCTCGTCATCGAAGACACGGGGCGCGCGGCAACCCTGAAATCCAAGCCGGCGTCATGA
- a CDS encoding amidohydrolase family protein: MTGRIPVLDCHAHFPVRDGRDATREAYVARHGEAKWETVSGWLRDDQRGWRRAWGFPDPEPPGTDDEMARRWAAEVDRHRLVRVVFVTGGGNERLAKIVAAHPDRFAGFAHHDPFRPDAPAELERAVRTLGLRGYKLIAPLLSGRLDDERLYPVWETAERLGIPVLIHFGPLRYQGIVAHPNMSPLVLQDVARGFPGIPFIVPHFGCGYPRELLHIAWVCGNVHVDTSGSNEWMRWMPYPLTLEGLFRMFRETVGPSRILFGTDSSWFPRGFASRYLDDQYRAAWTAGFTDEEMRAVFAGNAARLLRITPP; the protein is encoded by the coding sequence ATGACCGGCCGCATCCCTGTGCTCGACTGCCACGCGCACTTTCCGGTGCGCGACGGACGCGACGCGACGCGCGAGGCCTACGTCGCCCGCCACGGCGAGGCGAAGTGGGAGACTGTTTCCGGCTGGCTCCGCGACGACCAGCGCGGCTGGCGCCGGGCGTGGGGCTTTCCCGATCCCGAACCGCCGGGGACGGACGACGAGATGGCGCGGCGGTGGGCCGCGGAAGTGGACCGGCACCGCCTCGTGCGCGTCGTCTTCGTGACCGGCGGCGGCAACGAGCGGCTGGCGAAAATCGTCGCGGCGCATCCGGACCGGTTCGCCGGCTTCGCGCACCACGATCCGTTCCGGCCCGACGCCCCGGCGGAGCTGGAGCGCGCGGTGCGAACGCTCGGCCTCCGCGGCTACAAGCTGATCGCGCCGCTGTTGTCCGGAAGGCTCGACGACGAGCGCCTCTATCCGGTGTGGGAGACCGCGGAGCGTCTCGGGATCCCGGTCCTCATCCACTTCGGGCCGCTCCGCTACCAGGGGATCGTCGCCCACCCGAACATGAGCCCGCTTGTCCTACAGGACGTGGCCCGCGGTTTCCCGGGCATTCCGTTCATCGTGCCGCATTTCGGCTGCGGCTACCCGCGGGAGCTGCTGCACATCGCGTGGGTCTGCGGCAACGTGCACGTCGACACGTCCGGCTCGAACGAGTGGATGCGCTGGATGCCCTACCCGCTCACGCTCGAGGGACTGTTTCGGATGTTCCGCGAGACCGTGGGGCCCTCGCGCATCCTCTTCGGCACCGACTCCTCATGGTTTCCGCGCGGATTTGCGTCGCGCTACCTCGACGACCAATACCGCGCCGCCTGGACCGCGGGCTTCACGGACGAGGAGATGCGCGCCGTTTTTGCCGGCAACGCGGCGCGCCTCTTGCGGATCACCCCGCCGTAG
- the speB gene encoding agmatinase yields the protein MTFPKPVDSMVYPRHGNIATFMRMPHVSDPRQLDVAYVGVPFDTSAGYRVGARLGPRAVRAASSAVRLHHPVHEVTVHERIRIADYGDVLTTPFDIEKTYDSITREFDAIYAAGCRTIAVGGDHGITYPILRAVARHTGPVGVVQIDAHTDTHDTQFGARLTHATPFRRAHEDGLLVPSKVVQLGIRGSLFYPDDLAWSREHYHLVTADEIHGRGVEPIVEEMRATVGDAPVYLTFDIDGLDPMCAPGTGVPEIGGLTTWQAMQIIRGFAGLQLVGADLVEVSPPCDTNDVTSIVAAQLLFEIAAVFAVNHGRRQPVLKPAAQPRRA from the coding sequence ATGACTTTTCCAAAGCCGGTCGACAGCATGGTGTATCCGCGGCACGGCAACATCGCGACGTTCATGCGCATGCCCCACGTGTCCGATCCGCGGCAGCTCGACGTGGCGTACGTCGGGGTGCCCTTCGACACGAGCGCCGGGTACCGCGTCGGCGCGCGGCTCGGGCCGCGGGCGGTCCGCGCGGCCTCCAGCGCGGTGCGCCTGCACCATCCCGTGCACGAGGTGACGGTGCACGAACGCATCCGGATCGCCGATTACGGCGACGTCTTGACCACGCCGTTCGACATCGAGAAGACCTACGATTCGATCACGCGGGAGTTCGACGCGATCTACGCGGCGGGGTGCCGGACGATCGCCGTCGGCGGCGACCACGGCATCACGTATCCGATCTTGCGGGCGGTGGCCAGGCACACCGGACCGGTCGGGGTCGTCCAGATCGATGCCCACACCGACACGCACGATACGCAGTTCGGCGCCCGGCTGACGCACGCCACGCCCTTCCGCCGGGCGCACGAGGACGGCCTGCTCGTGCCGTCCAAGGTGGTGCAGCTCGGCATCCGCGGCAGCCTCTTCTACCCCGACGACCTCGCCTGGTCGCGCGAGCACTACCACCTCGTGACCGCCGACGAGATCCACGGGCGCGGCGTCGAGCCGATCGTCGAGGAGATGCGGGCGACCGTGGGCGACGCGCCGGTCTACCTCACGTTCGACATCGACGGACTGGATCCGATGTGCGCCCCGGGCACGGGCGTGCCGGAGATCGGCGGGCTGACGACCTGGCAGGCGATGCAGATCATTCGCGGCTTCGCCGGCCTCCAACTGGTCGGCGCCGATCTCGTCGAGGTGTCGCCTCCCTGCGACACCAACGACGTCACCTCGATCGTGGCGGCGCAGCTGCTGTTCGAGATCGCCGCCGTCTTCGCGGTGAATCACGGCCGGCGGCAGCCGGTCCTGAAGCCCGCGGCGCAGCCCCGCCGCGCCTAG